Proteins co-encoded in one Streptococcus ruminicola genomic window:
- the lpdA gene encoding dihydrolipoyl dehydrogenase, with protein sequence MAVEIIMPKLGVDMQEGEILEWKFSEGDVVNEGDILLEIMSDKTNMEIEADDSGVLLKIVHPDGDVVPVTEVIGYIGAEGKVIAEEVSLKEAASQLESAGLEVPDAVSAKAGVFSAADLVADEYDLIVVGGGPAGYYAAIRGAQLGAKVAIVEKSEFGGTCLNVGCIPTKTYLKNAEILDGLKIAAGRGINLASTNYSIDMDKTVDFKNTVVKTLTGGVRSLLKANKVTIFNGLAKVNPDKTVLIGSEVIKGRKIILATGSKVSRINIPGIDSPRVLTSDEILDLREMPKSLVVMGGGVVGIELGLVWASYGVEVTVIEMADRIIPAMDKEISQELQNILTKKGMTIKTNVGVSEIIDETSYLSLKLSNGETIQADKALLSIGRVPQMKGLENLDLEMDGNRIKVNDYQETSIPGIYAPGDVNGQKMLAHAAYRMGEVAAENALSGNHRKAKLKYTPAAVYTHPEVAMVGLTEEAARKQYGDILIGKSSFSGNGRAIASNEAQGFVKVIADSKYHEILGVHIIGPAAAELINEAATIMENELTVDDVAQAIHGHPTFSENMYEAFLDTIGQAIHNPPKK encoded by the coding sequence ATGGCAGTAGAAATTATCATGCCAAAGCTTGGTGTGGACATGCAAGAAGGTGAGATTCTCGAGTGGAAATTCTCTGAAGGCGATGTAGTGAACGAAGGTGATATTCTTCTTGAAATCATGTCCGACAAAACTAACATGGAAATCGAAGCTGACGACTCTGGTGTGCTTTTGAAAATTGTGCACCCAGATGGTGATGTGGTGCCAGTGACTGAAGTGATTGGATATATCGGAGCAGAAGGGAAAGTGATTGCTGAAGAGGTCAGTCTCAAGGAAGCTGCTAGTCAACTTGAGTCTGCAGGTCTTGAAGTACCAGATGCTGTTTCTGCTAAAGCTGGAGTTTTTAGCGCAGCTGATTTAGTGGCAGATGAATATGACTTGATTGTCGTTGGTGGTGGCCCTGCGGGTTACTATGCCGCCATTCGCGGAGCACAGTTAGGGGCTAAGGTTGCTATCGTTGAAAAATCAGAATTCGGTGGGACTTGCTTGAATGTTGGTTGTATCCCAACTAAGACTTATCTCAAGAATGCTGAAATTTTAGACGGCCTTAAAATTGCTGCAGGCCGAGGCATTAATCTTGCCTCAACGAATTACAGTATTGACATGGACAAGACCGTTGATTTTAAAAATACGGTTGTAAAAACGCTAACTGGCGGTGTCCGTTCACTTCTAAAAGCCAATAAAGTAACCATTTTTAATGGACTTGCCAAAGTCAATCCTGATAAAACAGTCCTTATCGGTTCTGAAGTCATCAAAGGGCGCAAAATTATTCTTGCTACAGGTTCCAAAGTGTCACGTATCAATATTCCTGGCATTGATTCGCCACGTGTTTTGACATCTGATGAGATTCTTGATTTACGTGAGATGCCGAAATCTCTTGTTGTCATGGGTGGTGGCGTTGTTGGAATCGAGCTTGGTTTGGTTTGGGCATCTTACGGCGTTGAGGTGACTGTTATCGAAATGGCTGACCGCATTATTCCAGCAATGGACAAAGAAATCTCACAAGAATTGCAAAACATCTTGACGAAAAAAGGCATGACCATTAAGACAAATGTTGGGGTGAGCGAAATCATTGATGAGACAAGTTACTTAAGCTTGAAATTATCAAATGGTGAGACCATCCAAGCTGATAAAGCTCTGCTATCTATTGGACGTGTGCCACAGATGAAAGGTCTTGAAAATCTCGACTTAGAGATGGACGGCAATCGTATCAAAGTTAACGATTATCAAGAGACGTCAATACCAGGCATCTATGCCCCAGGCGACGTCAACGGTCAGAAAATGCTGGCGCACGCTGCTTACCGCATGGGAGAAGTGGCTGCTGAGAATGCTCTTTCTGGTAATCATCGCAAAGCAAAACTCAAGTACACTCCCGCAGCAGTTTATACGCATCCAGAAGTTGCCATGGTCGGATTGACCGAAGAAGCTGCGCGCAAGCAATACGGTGATATTTTGATTGGCAAATCAAGTTTTTCTGGTAATGGACGCGCTATCGCTTCAAATGAAGCTCAAGGATTTGTCAAAGTCATTGCAGATAGCAAGTACCATGAAATCTTGGGGGTTCATATCATTGGACCAGCAGCTGCAGAGCTCATCAACGAAGCAGCAACCATCATGGAAAATGAGTTGACCGTTGATGACGTGGCCCAAGCTATCCATGGGCACCCGACTTTCTCAGAAAACATGTACGAAGCTTTTCTAGACACCATCGGACAAGCCATTCACAATCCACCGAAGAAATAG
- a CDS encoding DUF1648 domain-containing protein, translated as MNKFSLYVRLLYFLVFVFATALFLFSPEIIVVHFNNGIPDGYDNRIFLYVFFIISVLIGEISIFFSKYYRKKGNTQEFPLLFPGEIRFLQVYLLINLVFICAMIQQVLTS; from the coding sequence ATGAACAAATTTTCTTTATATGTTAGGTTGCTTTATTTTTTAGTATTTGTCTTTGCAACGGCTCTATTTTTATTCTCACCTGAGATAATTGTGGTGCATTTCAATAATGGTATACCTGATGGTTATGACAATAGAATATTTCTTTATGTATTCTTTATTATTTCTGTGTTAATTGGTGAAATCAGTATCTTTTTTTCAAAATATTATCGAAAAAAAGGAAATACACAAGAGTTTCCGTTACTTTTCCCAGGTGAAATTAGATTTCTTCAGGTTTATTTACTGATAAATTTGGTATTTATTTGTGCTATGATTCAACAAGTTCTTACCAGTTAG
- a CDS encoding PLP-dependent aminotransferase family protein: protein MIHLNRSAGSSPLYQQIYQQIKSDILQGYLAPDEKLLGTRTLAKMLSVSRNTVDRAYMQLTLEGYIESRQNAGFYVLKMPKAFQSERTLTEPISKTEAKSDDDHIVYDLTNSSHTSNLFPKKVWKKHYQNALDELDKAEQLSTLQPFQGEYKLRKEISRYLERIRGVKCHPDQIIITSGLQQSLDYICQFLGNTKRSVLMEDPSYPKAREIFKKNHYPIITADVDDKGLELTQVAESAEIEMIYTTPSHQFPLGMIMPISRRRELLSFAEAHNSFILEDDYDSELRYYQRPIPALKSIDYLGRVIYLGTFSKILSPSFRMGYMVLPEQFTESFLEQFKLYNSTVNLLNQIALANILSSGDYDRLVRKMNHVFKKRYEAFEKEFEQFKAPIKLSSNVSGQYFLVTFPDKINQCDVIKRAEKEGVRVYDTMQFWQEKAACPQESLFLGFSKIDLEDIPDCVRRLRKAWEN, encoded by the coding sequence ATGATACATCTTAATCGCAGTGCAGGGAGTAGTCCCCTGTACCAGCAGATTTACCAGCAGATAAAATCAGATATTTTGCAGGGCTATTTAGCGCCTGATGAGAAACTGTTAGGAACACGAACCCTAGCAAAAATGCTAAGCGTCAGTCGAAATACGGTTGACCGAGCTTACATGCAGCTGACCCTAGAAGGGTATATCGAGAGCCGTCAAAATGCAGGCTTTTACGTTTTAAAAATGCCAAAGGCTTTTCAGTCAGAAAGAACTTTGACCGAGCCCATTTCAAAAACTGAAGCCAAGTCTGATGACGACCACATTGTTTACGATTTGACCAACAGCAGCCATACGAGTAATCTATTTCCCAAGAAAGTTTGGAAAAAACATTATCAAAATGCCCTTGATGAGCTAGATAAAGCAGAGCAATTGTCAACCTTGCAGCCTTTTCAGGGAGAGTACAAACTGAGAAAGGAAATCAGTCGTTATCTGGAGCGTATTCGAGGGGTAAAATGTCACCCAGACCAAATCATTATCACTAGCGGGCTTCAACAATCTTTGGATTATATTTGCCAGTTTTTGGGGAACACGAAAAGAAGTGTTCTGATGGAAGACCCGAGTTATCCTAAGGCGCGTGAAATCTTTAAAAAAAATCACTATCCTATCATAACTGCTGACGTTGATGACAAGGGCTTAGAATTGACGCAAGTGGCTGAAAGTGCTGAAATTGAAATGATTTATACCACACCCTCTCACCAATTTCCGCTTGGTATGATTATGCCGATTTCTAGACGTCGTGAACTCTTGAGTTTTGCTGAAGCGCACAATTCTTTTATTCTTGAGGATGACTATGACAGCGAGCTCCGTTATTACCAACGTCCCATCCCAGCCTTGAAATCAATTGACTATCTGGGTCGTGTGATTTATCTGGGGACTTTTTCAAAAATCCTTTCACCGTCTTTTCGTATGGGTTATATGGTTTTGCCAGAACAATTCACTGAGAGTTTTTTAGAACAATTCAAGCTTTACAATAGCACGGTTAATCTCTTAAATCAGATTGCTCTAGCCAATATCCTATCGAGTGGTGATTACGACCGCTTGGTTCGCAAAATGAATCACGTCTTCAAAAAACGTTATGAAGCATTTGAAAAGGAATTCGAGCAATTTAAGGCTCCAATTAAACTATCTTCAAATGTTAGTGGACAATATTTTCTGGTGACTTTTCCAGATAAAATCAATCAGTGTGATGTCATTAAACGTGCTGAAAAAGAAGGTGTCCGAGTTTATGATACTATGCAATTTTGGCAAGAAAAAGCGGCTTGTCCGCAGGAAAGCCTCTTTCTTGGATTTAGTAAGATTGATTTGGAAGACATCCCAGATTGTGTCAGACGCCTTAGAAAAGCTTGGGAGAATTAA
- a CDS encoding DMT family transporter — translation MKQNRTNDSKYIFLIFLAICFLATGGIFVKLSPLPPINTGFYRVLFSIPMLMPFLKKSELQALNRKQIATIVLAGAFLAGDLTLWNSSFSYTSVANANLLVNLTPFTVIPVSYFLFKEKMTPKFLFGGLVTLIGVLVLMANKVSMSPDRLLGDSLSLGSSVFYAMFMITVYKLRDSVTSTIIMFISAFGTLLVLATVIFFTEGFYVPQNFGELWPLLALALVSQILGQGLLAYCLGKVNACLSSLITLSQPVVAALYAWVIFNENLNLQTVIAILITLTGVYLAKTQTSTNIAQEKA, via the coding sequence ATGAAGCAAAATCGTACAAATGATAGCAAATATATTTTCTTAATTTTTCTAGCTATCTGTTTTTTAGCAACTGGTGGCATCTTTGTTAAACTCAGTCCCTTACCACCAATCAACACTGGATTTTACCGTGTTTTATTTTCCATCCCCATGCTGATGCCTTTTCTCAAGAAGTCTGAGTTACAGGCTTTAAACCGCAAACAAATCGCAACAATCGTTTTAGCGGGAGCATTTTTAGCGGGTGATTTAACTTTATGGAATAGCTCATTTTCGTATACTAGTGTGGCTAATGCCAATCTTTTGGTGAATCTTACCCCATTCACTGTTATTCCAGTCAGTTATTTCCTATTCAAAGAAAAAATGACACCTAAATTTTTGTTTGGCGGTCTCGTTACACTTATTGGTGTGCTGGTTCTCATGGCAAATAAAGTGAGTATGTCTCCAGACCGTCTGCTTGGAGATTCACTGAGTCTTGGCTCATCTGTCTTTTACGCCATGTTTATGATTACAGTTTACAAATTGCGCGATTCGGTAACATCAACCATCATTATGTTTATCAGTGCTTTTGGAACTCTACTGGTACTAGCTACTGTGATTTTCTTTACCGAAGGCTTTTATGTGCCACAGAATTTTGGTGAGCTTTGGCCACTTTTGGCACTAGCTCTCGTCTCTCAAATTTTAGGGCAAGGCTTATTAGCTTATTGTTTGGGAAAAGTGAATGCTTGCCTATCATCCTTAATTACCCTATCTCAGCCAGTCGTTGCCGCATTATACGCTTGGGTAATTTTTAACGAGAACTTAAATCTGCAAACTGTCATCGCCATTTTAATTACATTGACAGGTGTTTACCTTGCTAAAACACAAACATCAACTAACATCGCACAAGAAAAAGCTTAG
- a CDS encoding FxLYD domain-containing protein: MKKWFLGFIAIICLVLVGCSKKTDEKTYYDDKFMSSLAKGLESRWAYTDSCDDESKEFYTTAIKKELDEIGEYSNLSFKDSKLQEEAIAYINSLKECNKVAQTFGADSFYEKWFDAYDNRTEVLNKINKIKKIKVSKANQKNLDELLASGKEVQNNNNAKEQVLNLINSLSFAKNEEDSFEEYAEYTATVTNNTEFTIEDLSVVAKLKNDQGVVVDEEYLSLNNWTPSETRQVEFGTDKTFSTIEYSIDYIEIKDN; this comes from the coding sequence ATGAAAAAATGGTTTTTAGGTTTCATTGCCATTATTTGTTTAGTTTTAGTTGGATGTTCTAAAAAGACTGATGAAAAAACGTATTACGATGATAAATTTATGTCATCTCTTGCAAAAGGTTTAGAGTCAAGATGGGCTTACACAGATAGCTGCGACGATGAATCAAAAGAATTCTACACTACTGCTATCAAAAAAGAACTTGACGAAATCGGTGAATATAGCAATCTCTCATTCAAAGATAGTAAATTACAAGAAGAAGCTATTGCTTATATCAACTCATTAAAAGAATGTAATAAAGTTGCTCAAACATTCGGAGCAGATTCATTTTATGAAAAATGGTTTGATGCTTATGATAACAGAACTGAAGTTTTAAATAAAATTAACAAAATCAAAAAGATAAAAGTTTCAAAAGCTAATCAAAAGAATTTAGATGAACTCTTAGCTTCTGGTAAAGAAGTTCAAAACAATAATAATGCAAAAGAACAAGTTCTTAATCTAATTAACTCTTTGTCATTTGCTAAAAACGAAGAAGATTCTTTCGAAGAGTATGCAGAATACACTGCTACTGTAACTAACAACACAGAATTTACAATTGAAGACTTAAGCGTGGTAGCAAAATTAAAAAATGATCAAGGCGTAGTTGTTGATGAAGAATATTTATCTCTTAACAACTGGACACCTAGCGAAACTCGTCAAGTTGAATTTGGGACTGATAAAACATTCTCAACAATTGAATATAGCATTGATTACATTGAAATAAAAGATAATTAA
- a CDS encoding lipoate--protein ligase, protein MKYIVNKSHNPFYNIALEAYAFRELRDEDELFILWINEPTIVIGKHQNAIEEINKAYTDEHRIHVVRRLSGGGAVYHDLNNLNYTIISNKTQEGAFDFKTFSQPVIETIADLGVTASFTGRNDLEIDGKKFCGNAQAYYKGRMMHHGCLLFDVDMTVLGNALQVSKDKIESKGVKSVRARVTNILDELPEKITVQEFSERLLDKMKASYPDMTEYVFSDEELTEIEKLAGEQFGTWDWTYGKSPDYTIKRSIRYPAGKLTSYVKVEKSVITGLKIYGDFFGIKDVSDIEEELIGLRYEYQDVLDKLRTIETTQYFTNITPQEIAGAIVE, encoded by the coding sequence ATGAAATACATCGTTAACAAGTCCCACAATCCCTTTTACAATATTGCCTTGGAAGCTTACGCTTTTCGTGAATTGCGAGACGAAGATGAGCTTTTTATTCTCTGGATAAATGAGCCGACCATTGTGATTGGAAAACACCAGAATGCAATTGAAGAGATTAACAAGGCTTACACTGATGAACACAGGATTCATGTCGTTCGCCGTTTGTCAGGTGGCGGAGCAGTATACCATGATCTTAATAATTTGAACTACACCATTATTTCTAATAAAACCCAAGAAGGTGCCTTTGATTTTAAGACCTTCTCACAACCTGTCATTGAAACCATTGCTGATCTTGGTGTGACAGCGTCCTTCACTGGAAGAAATGACCTTGAAATAGATGGCAAAAAGTTTTGTGGTAATGCACAAGCTTATTACAAAGGTCGCATGATGCATCATGGTTGCCTGCTTTTTGACGTGGACATGACTGTTCTTGGTAATGCCCTGCAGGTTTCAAAAGATAAAATCGAGTCAAAAGGTGTTAAATCAGTGCGTGCGCGTGTGACCAATATTTTGGATGAATTACCAGAGAAAATCACAGTTCAAGAGTTTTCAGAGAGATTATTAGACAAAATGAAAGCATCTTATCCAGATATGACCGAGTACGTCTTTTCTGATGAGGAACTGACTGAGATTGAGAAACTTGCTGGTGAGCAATTTGGCACTTGGGATTGGACTTACGGCAAATCACCAGACTACACCATCAAACGTTCAATCCGCTACCCAGCAGGTAAGCTGACAAGTTATGTGAAAGTCGAAAAATCTGTGATAACAGGTCTTAAAATTTATGGTGACTTTTTTGGCATCAAAGACGTTTCAGATATTGAAGAAGAACTCATTGGCCTTCGCTACGAATACCAAGACGTCTTAGACAAACTCCGAACCATAGAGACTACACAATATTTCACTAATATCACCCCACAAGAAATTGCGGGAGCAATCGTGGAGTGA